A single region of the Ictalurus punctatus breed USDA103 chromosome 26, Coco_2.0, whole genome shotgun sequence genome encodes:
- the LOC108258715 gene encoding claudin-4-like, whose translation MATTGLQVLGLLVSIAGWVGGILVCAAPFWRVSAFVADELVVSQVLWEGLWMTCLSQLGRIQCKVYDSALALSGSTQFCRVMVILSILFGLLAVPLGVIGMKCTHCIEGARDVKTRLVRTAGGIFMAAGVAFFLPIFWTTFSVIRDFYDPNVAPPLKRELGPALYLGGGVAFMMLVGGVMLYQGGSAPSGVPTKPTFGKGAGPAKDNPTEGKQDKAYV comes from the coding sequence ATGGCGACTACAGGTCTCCAGGTCCTTGGCCTGTTGGTTTCGATAGCAGGATGGGTGGGTGGGATTTTGGTTTGCGCCGCCCCATTTTGGCGCGTATCAGCTTTCGTCGCAGATGAGCTCGTGGTATCTCAGGTGCTGTGGGAGGGGCTGTGGATGACCTGCCTATCACAGTTGGGGAGGATCCAGTGTAAAGTATACGACTCCGCACTCGCTCTCTCAGGCTCCACCCAGTTTTGCCGTGTGATGGTTATTTTATCTATCCTCTTCGGATTATTGGCTGTACCATTGGGTGTGATTGGGATGAAGTGCACACACTGCATCGAGGGTGCGCGCGACGTTAAGACTCGCCTGGTGCGTACGGCAGGTGGCATCTTCATGGCGGCCGGTGTGGCTTTCTTTTTGCCAATTTTCTGGACCACTTTCTCTGTGATTCGGGACTTTTACGACCCGAACGTGGCACCACCACTCAAGCGTGAACTAGGCCCTGCCCTGTATCtcggaggaggcgtggcctttatGATGTTGGTTGGAGGGGTCATGCTGTACCAAGGAGGCTCTGCCCCTAGTGGAGTTCCAACCAAGCCTACTTTTGGCAAAGGGGCGGGGCCAGCCAAGGACAATCCGACGGAGGGGAAACAGGACAAGGCTTATGTGTGA